The window TTGGCTTATATCTACCTCCAGATATCATCATATTTGGATTTGGTCATGTTCTGCACTTGGTTGACCTAAAGTCGACTTAGTTTGGAAGGAGGGAAGGGTGATAACTGTACGTGGAGAAGTTTCACTGCATCTTTTTTGTCTGTCTTTCCAGGATTTCCAAGAGAGTGGACAGTTTTGTTTGAATTACAAATGTagctataaaattattttctttgaacGAGCAAATGAGATTCTTATTGAGAGAAGCATTTACTTTCAATTCCAGATTTGATGAATCTCGCGTAAATCCGACTTGTGAAAGACCGTTTGCAAAGACTATTTTCATTCTTGCATTCGAGATGTTTCATTAGATAGTGTTCAAATAGCTAATACTCGTTTCAATTTCAAGTTGCAGTTTTCAATTGCTTAATAGTATGCTCACtttaaataagagaagcatgtcCATAGTCTAATtcttcataaatatttcaatttataggtttttttaacaattattattttgtttactatttttttaaatttaatttgaggTTCTTGTCCAATTAAAGTGAGCGTGGGTTTTTCTAGATATTAGTGGGTTTTAGCAATATAAGTCGGGTCAGATATGGATCAGGTTGAGTATGGACCATTAGATTTACACTATAAGAATATgagtcaaaacgggttaaatgaaTCAACTATGAATCGAACCATTTTCGACTCGACCCATACCTAACACGATCCACTCATTTGCCACCTCTATATGCAAGGAAAAGTAACCGGTCTAATATGTAATGATGGTGCTTAGACAAAACGCAAGGAATTTACCATTACGACTTCCTCGCGAACATCAGAAAATATCCACACCACGTTTCAACCGCTTCGACTCGATTACGTTTTCCACTCGTGATTGAGAATACCACACCAGTTAGTGCGACGAAGATAATCCATCCACAATCAGGGAATACGACAAAGGGGAACGCGCCACGTACTTGAGCCCTAGCGGCCGCGTCTTCGAAATGAGCTTCGAGCGCTGAGTCGGCCGAGAGAAGACGAGGTCCGCGAGAGGAGGATCGCCAGTCCACGAGCTCTGCAAAtccggaagagagagagaggggatgagAAGAGGAAAGATTCGAGAGTTCCTCAGCATCGACGATCGAAGCAAAAAGAGGAGGGGAATTActcgatggagagagagagagagagagagagagagagggaccgAAATGGAATGAATATGATCCGAGGAGAAGCGCATGAAAGATGCCGCCGTCGACGTCGCGGGAGGGCTAGGGTTCTGCTGCAACTGCATCGAACTCCATTGATGACTCCACAGAAAATACgaacgcagagagagagagagagagagagagagagtcggagCGAAGAGAATGAAGCGAAGCACCGGAGCTTCTACGCGGGAAATTGTGCAAAGTAGGActttgacccgacccgaccgacCTAACCTAACAACTCGAGTTTTTTATAATGAAAAGTGCCAtgataaattatttgatttcGTTATTAAATACGCCCCACTTATCAAAACATGCATCCACATGTCATAATAATTAGtatgttgattttaattttagcTTTTTCAGTATAGTTCAATTACTCAATTATTCTTTCGATGCATTTCAACTGTTAAAAGTAATACTTttgcattataaaattttctttattagtACGTTGTAATATTAGTTGCATCTGTAATCAATAATTTATTGTTATGGACAATAATCTGTCCAAAGATTTGGTGATATGAGAATGCCAACCCGTAATTTAACTTCATATTATTGGAACTATCCTCAAACGTAATGATTTTGCTGTGAGTTCTTCTAAATAGCAACTAGTAGCCCTACTTGCAGAATTCTTTTTGCTCAAAATAGTAATTCCCTTTATATGAAGTAATTTACCTTCAAAGTATGTTTTGCTACATGGGTAATTAATTTACCTTGACTGGTCATAATATACCTGAATTTTCtataatttcaagaaatctTTGACATATTTGGCCATAAATTTTGGTAACCTAAAAAATGCTAAAACCTAGTAATTAATCGAAAATGGTCGTAATTATTATCAACAATTGCAATAGTGATTTGCCTGCAGGTTCTGGAAAATGACAATTGGTAACATGTCCTTTGAggcaaataatttttctgaagtGTAGTTATTTACCTAATTTGAAAGTAGTATAGTTTGCTTATTTGGTTGGTAAGCTTCCTTTGCGGGCCGTAATTTTCTAGAATTCATCCTAATTTGAGTGTACCTATAGCTGGTAATTGGATAAAGACAATTGTTCTGGTGAGGAATGCTGTCATATAATTAACCTGAAAATATATAGGGACTCCTTCTGGACAGCCTGAGTGCTGGATGGACCTTTTATAGCAGGCAAAAGTGCAACTTTATCCGCCTAAGGGAACACCAATCTCATTTATTATAGCCAGTCACACCAACAGAAAGAGAAGACTACAATCCCACATCCCATTGATAAAATGGTACAGAGACTACCTTTATTAGGCAAGGCAGGCAGAAAGCCTGCCCTTACCTAGCTTATTAGCTAAGCCTATTTCTATCAGCAACACTAATGCCGCCATGTCTTTGGCCATATCTGAGCTATTCCTACCTAGCTGTAATGAAAAAGGCAAGCAAGCACTTTCCCAATCAACAGAAAGAAAGGGACTGGTTTTTGGCTTTTCTAGTTCAGCTGCACTTGGGAGTCATAAACAGCACCAGCTTTCCAGTCAGCAGGGAGGGCGCGCTTTGGCTGCACCCAAGACCCACCCACTCGGAACCTCAGGTACAAATCGCCTCTTGGCGGAGTTTGCGTGTCGAACACTGCTCCGTACACTCGGCGCATCCGGTTCCACCCTTGATAGTCATCCTGAATCGAAATTACGAGAAAGCAAGGTCATTGTCTTGTTGAGTAGTGGTCTCTTGTTCGTGTTTATGTCGATTTATGGTTTAATTTGATTCTACTTGAAACCAAATTGTAGCAAACTCATGGGATAATGGATGACTGAATACCTGCCAATACTCCGCAGCTGTGACGTCATTTGTGCCGCCGACGTATAAAAGGATGATAGCTAAGTAAGAAGGGTTTCTGCTGTGTTCATTGACGCTGACAAGGAGGTTTTGGCCGGGGTATCGGCACGGAACCCTTCTGAATTCGACCTCAACCACGCCGTAGGCAAACAGCTGCTTGGTTTGGTAGTCGTCCGGTTTTGCCATCTTCGCATAAGATCTGGTGCTCAGGATGAAGTCCGTCCTGTCTCCTTCTCCATAGTCCGTCACCACCACGTACGCTCCTTCGCCCGTGCACTGCGGTTCCGTGCACCTCACCTATActtaaaacaaacaaaattagactaatgaaaaagttaaaaagagtcATCATCTATATATGTGCAGTCTATATGAAGTTAAAACCTGATAGCAGGCACCACATCCAGATCCATTTCTGTATAGCCTCGAAACTCCAGTCACATAGCCATCGATGGTCCTGCCATACTCACCGTACCCACAAGCTCCAGCTGCCATGAACATTGCACTCATTAGATCTTCTCTAGCAAAAATTGTTCTGTTTCAAGTGTTTGGTTTGGGCGTAATGAAATGGAGCGGTTCAAAGAGTGCATGTGAACAACCAAGCCTTCAAGTACCGAGTGAGATATGCTACTACACAGATCTTCTCATGTTATATTGCGCTCTACCGAGTATCAAGGGAAAGAGTGCATACCCGCAAAAAGTTATTCATGATGTAATGGAGCATGCCACATGACCATAAACATAGTTAAAGAAGTTAATTGAAAGACAAGAAACGTTGTTTTGTGTACTTTTCATGACACGATACTATTTTAGCGACTAGTGCTCTACTAGCTTCACACTAATGTGTGAACATAATTTATGTGCAGCGCTTGTGTGGTGCGGTGGCTGATGCAAGTTTTGTTTCTATCACAAGAGACGGAGCGTGCACATACTTGGAGTCCCATAGCAGTAAGGACTGCCATAGTAAGTAGCTCTCGATGGTGTAAATGGATCTTGACAGTGACAAAGTGCTGGCAAGAGCACCAGGATACAAAGAAGACAACTATAGTTCATTGCAGATTTCATGTCTCACTCAATGTACTGATCCTAATGCAAGACAAGTAAACTCAAGCCTAGAGGACTCGACTAGAGAGAGGGAAATGGACAAGGTGGTCTTGAGATGAGAAACATTCATAGCCAAGATCCCATATTTATAGCTGAGATCCTGAGGGTCAGGTTCTTGAGGAACCCCCCACCATTTTTCCCTCCACTTGTGAGCAGATAGTACAGAACCCAAGGGAGACTTGAGCTTGTAGAATTAGAATACATTGGATAAGTACGTGCCGACCTTCCGTGGACCCATTCACTAAGATATTTCATCATCACATAAGCTATAATTGCAAggcttattaattttttttttggtaaaagtaaaaaaaaattggaccatTTCTCGATTTGTGCGTGTCATCCTTGCGCAGGGGCCATGCTAATCTTCTCTGTATTGTTCCAATTTTATTGGAATTAGTCTAGCATGCTATGACTCACAACGCATTGCGCTTTGACATTCACAGAAAATTGACCTTCTAGTTAAACGAAGAAATCCTGAACTTATCCGTAATACTAGTATTTCCAATCTCTTCATCTCGGATAGATTTTGATCGCTTTTCATTCGCTTCTCATGTGAGTATGAAGCTATTCTCAGAATGGGGCACTCATTTATAGTTCTTCGATCTCGTAATATTACATATTGAGTAGTAAGTTTGTAATCGTCtttataatgaaaaatgtttattgGGGGCCAAATTCCTATTGGAAGTATCCAAGAAATTCAGTTGAGTTCATTGCAAACAGTAACTCCACTGAGACATGAGGGTTTTGATCTCAAGAAAgattttcatctcttttcatTAGCTTGAAATACTTCTCTTTGTCATGCAGTGATTTCGCTTCCCCTGTAAGTATGAAGCTATTATCAAAACGGGCATTCATTTATAATTCTTTGATCTCGTAATATTACATATTGAGTAGTAAGTTGTTTACAATCATCTTTATAGTGACAAATGTTTATCGGACGCCAAATTGCTATTGGAAGTATCCAAGAAATTCAGTCGGGTTCATCACAAATAGTAATGCTTTTGAGACATAAGGATCATGCAACTACAAAACAGCTTTCTAgatatctaatttaaattaaaacctAATAGCTAGAAGCACTCACAACATAAAAAAACCACTTAGTTGCTGAGCAAGACTCTCTTGCTACTTAAATCTGAATTGATTTGCTGAAGTGGAAGCAAAACTTTGAACTATCAACGACTGGGCATTGCCGACAAGTCATCACTTGGTTGAGTCATCGTTTGGTTGCAGCGCACTTAAAAAGTCTAGAATACTAGGTAACCTCCGGTTCCTTTTTCACTACGGATCAATAAAGCAAATTGGTTTTTTGACACGACGTTTCCCTATTTTGAGCAGCATTCCGAGTGACGCAATATGCACGGAAAACAGGTAGGACCATTTACGTGTTCAGCTCCCATGTTCAGGCGTATAAAAGATTAGATGCTTCTCCTCCTTCCACAAAGTTCGATCGATCGAGAGAGAGTATTGAACATCTGTTCCGTTTCATTTTCATCAGATTTGCGGTGTTTATTATAGGAGGCATAAAATTAATTCACGCTACAAATGTGGAACACGCTGAGATTCAGTAGTTGATGATTTATGGTAGAAAAAACCATGCGAAGAATCACGCTAAGTGTAGGCTAACTTTTTACATTGGAACCAAGTCACCGTGCAACCTGTAAAATCGGATTTGCTATTTGGAAACAT of the Eucalyptus grandis isolate ANBG69807.140 chromosome 10, ASM1654582v1, whole genome shotgun sequence genome contains:
- the LOC120289049 gene encoding expansin-like B1, which encodes MKSAMNYSCLLCILVLLPALCHCQDPFTPSRATYYGSPYCYGTPTGACGYGEYGRTIDGYVTGVSRLYRNGSGCGACYQVRCTEPQCTGEGAYVVVTDYGEGDRTDFILSTRSYAKMAKPDDYQTKQLFAYGVVEVEFRRVPCRYPGQNLLVSVNEHSRNPSYLAIILLYVGGTNDVTAAEYWQDDYQGWNRMRRVYGAVFDTQTPPRGDLYLRFRVGGSWVQPKRALPADWKAGAVYDSQVQLN